The nucleotide sequence GCTCGCGCCGCGGCGCGCCGCGCGTCGGGGACGGCGCGATCCGGCTCGACGCCGAGGACCGCGTGACCTACGTCTCGCCCAACGCGGAGTCGGCGCTGCGCCGGCTGGGGATCGACGGCGAGCTGCTCGGGGAGCGGCTCATGGACCTCGTGCCCCCCGTGCTGGTGCCGGGGGCGGACGCGGACGAGACCCTCGCCCCCGTGCTCAGCGGCCGGACGGCGTGGCGCAGCGAGGTGGAGGGCGCGCGCGTGAGCGTCAACTTCCGCTCCGTCCCGCTGCGGGACCGGTCCGGCCGGCTCGGCGCGGTGCTGCTCTGCCGGGACGTCACCGAGCTGCGCCGCCGGGACCTGGAGCTCGTCTCGAAGGACGCGACCGTGCGGGAGATCCACCACCGCGTCAAGAACAACCTGCAGACGGTCTCCGCGCTGCTGCGCCTGCAGGCCCGGCGGATGACCACGGACGAGGCGCGGCACGGGCTGGAGCAGGCCATGCGCCGGGTCGCGACCATCGCGATGGTGCACGAGACGCTCTCCCAGGGGTTCACGCAGAACGTGGACTTCGACGAGCTCATCGCCCGGCAGTTCCGGCTCGCGGCGGAGGTGGCCTCGCCCGAGCAGACGGTGCACACGCGGATCATCGGGGAGTTCGGGGAGCTGCCGACCCGCCTGGCCACCCCGCTGGCGCTCGTGATCAACGAGCTCGTCACGAACGCGGTCGAGCACGGCCTCGCCGGGCGGACCGGAACGGTCACCCTGGAGGCGTCCAGGGTCCAGGACGAGGACGGCGCCGGTCAGCTGCTCGAGGTCGTGGTGAGCGACGACGGCGCCGGGATGGGCGACGTGGTCATCGAGGAGTCCGGGGTCGGCGCCTTCCGCAGGGCGGGCGGCGGCGAGGGGCTCGGGATGCAGATCGTGCGCACCCTCGTGGCGGGCGAGCTCGGGGGCTGGATCCGCTGGGAACCGCGACAGGGCGGGGGCACCGAGGTGACGGTGTGCGCCCGCCTCGACGACTGATCCGGCGAGGGCCCGGGAAGCGGCGAGGACCGGGACCCCGCAGGGTTCCCGGTCCTCGGTGCGAGCGGAGCGCTCAGGAGGCGCGGCGGGCGCGGGCGGCGCGGCGCTTGAGGGCGCGGCGCTCGTCCTCGCTCATCCCGCCCCAGACGCCCGCGTCCTGGCCGGACTCGAGGGCCCACTGCAGACAGGTGTCCATCACCGGGCAACTGCGGCACACGGCCTTCGCCTCCTCGATCTGCAGGAGAGCAGGTCCGGTGTTGCCCACGGGGAAGAACAGCTCGGGATCCTTC is from Kocuria rosea and encodes:
- a CDS encoding sensor histidine kinase, with product MAFTEPLRDTKDFGPGDYEWLHLLVGDWQLISDLAFGDLILSFPADYIPAAGSGNGRGMPAPGSSFRVLAHVRPATGPTVFHKDMVGELLPDELSGPLRAAWVGRRIERVRPSGEGAGASGPVKVVPLVRQGRTLALLTLHAGRAPGQVVSRQEIVYRETADALLRMANEGLWPDFSAPTGSRRGAPRVGDGAIRLDAEDRVTYVSPNAESALRRLGIDGELLGERLMDLVPPVLVPGADADETLAPVLSGRTAWRSEVEGARVSVNFRSVPLRDRSGRLGAVLLCRDVTELRRRDLELVSKDATVREIHHRVKNNLQTVSALLRLQARRMTTDEARHGLEQAMRRVATIAMVHETLSQGFTQNVDFDELIARQFRLAAEVASPEQTVHTRIIGEFGELPTRLATPLALVINELVTNAVEHGLAGRTGTVTLEASRVQDEDGAGQLLEVVVSDDGAGMGDVVIEESGVGAFRRAGGGEGLGMQIVRTLVAGELGGWIRWEPRQGGGTEVTVCARLDD
- a CDS encoding WhiB family transcriptional regulator, whose protein sequence is MDWRSRAACLEKDPELFFPVGNTGPALLQIEEAKAVCRSCPVMDTCLQWALESGQDAGVWGGMSEDERRALKRRAARARRAS